A genomic segment from Syntrophotalea acetylenivorans encodes:
- the rfbB gene encoding dTDP-glucose 4,6-dehydratase, whose translation MKNILVTGGSGFIGANFIRLALATLDSCRLVNLDKLTYAGNPQNLTDISDDPRYRFVQGDICDASLVEQLFAEEQIDTVVHFAAESHVDRSITGPAAFIETNILGTFTLLEAARKTWGFDGRSPLADCRFLHVSTDEVYGSLGDTGLFTEETPYDPRSPYSSSKASSDHLVSAYHHTYGLPTLITNCSNNYGPYQFPEKLIPLIINNALNGKVLPVYGDGKNVRDWLYVVDHCTAILKVLKKGHLGETYNIGGNNEKQNIEVVQTICDILDDQAAPLPEGKPRRSLITFVKDRPGHDRRYAIDAGKITKELGWEPSVTFEEGIRKTVKWYLENSDWITKVIDGTYQEYYDRMYAGR comes from the coding sequence ATAAAGAATATTTTGGTTACAGGGGGCTCCGGGTTTATCGGTGCGAACTTTATTCGCCTTGCTCTCGCAACTCTAGATAGCTGTCGACTGGTAAATCTAGATAAGCTGACTTATGCGGGTAACCCTCAGAACCTTACTGATATTTCGGACGACCCCCGCTATCGATTTGTGCAGGGGGATATCTGCGATGCTTCGTTGGTGGAGCAACTCTTTGCCGAAGAACAGATCGACACAGTCGTCCATTTTGCCGCCGAATCCCATGTGGACCGGAGTATCACGGGTCCTGCCGCCTTCATCGAGACTAACATCCTTGGCACTTTTACGTTGCTCGAAGCTGCACGTAAGACCTGGGGCTTCGATGGCCGATCACCGTTAGCCGATTGCCGATTTTTGCACGTTAGCACCGATGAAGTTTATGGTTCGTTAGGCGACACAGGCCTCTTCACCGAAGAGACTCCGTACGATCCTCGATCTCCATATTCATCCAGTAAAGCCTCTTCCGACCATTTGGTTAGCGCTTATCATCATACTTACGGCCTGCCGACCTTGATTACCAACTGCTCCAATAACTACGGTCCGTACCAGTTTCCTGAAAAGCTCATTCCGCTCATCATCAACAACGCCCTGAACGGCAAGGTCCTTCCGGTCTACGGAGATGGCAAGAACGTGCGGGATTGGCTCTATGTAGTCGACCACTGCACGGCTATTTTAAAGGTTTTGAAAAAAGGACATCTGGGGGAAACCTATAATATCGGAGGCAATAACGAAAAGCAGAACATCGAGGTAGTACAAACAATTTGCGATATTCTCGATGACCAAGCTGCCCCTTTGCCGGAAGGAAAGCCAAGGCGCAGTCTGATCACTTTCGTCAAAGACCGCCCCGGACACGACCGCCGTTACGCTATCGATGCTGGAAAAATTACGAAAGAGCTCGGCTGGGAACCTTCAGTGACATTTGAGGAAGGGATTCGGAAGACTGTTAAGTGGTACCTTGAGAACTCCGATTGGATTACCAAGGTGATCGATGGCACCTATCAGGAATACTACGATCGCATGTATGCGGGGCGCTGA
- the rfbD gene encoding dTDP-4-dehydrorhamnose reductase produces MSGMTRKVALIGARGMLAKMVQAAAPSNFSIQGFQRPEFDLTDVDQVRRAMEEFRPQVIINCCAYTQVDRCEDEEELATRVNGEGPGYLAVVARELDATLVHVSTDYVFSGNANRPYRENDATGPMSAYGRSKLKGEQAILESGLEKYFIVRTSWLYGPWGKNFVETILRLAAEREELRIVADQVGCPTYTGDLAEAIFRLLELESDSETPAVFKGEYGVYHFANEGQCSWYDFACEIVEIARQIGLPVKAHRIEPITTEQFPLPAQRPTYSVFDTAKYQKATGVSIPSWQESLKTYFEVR; encoded by the coding sequence ATGAGCGGGATGACACGCAAAGTTGCCCTGATCGGAGCCAGGGGCATGCTAGCGAAGATGGTGCAGGCAGCAGCTCCGTCTAACTTTTCGATTCAGGGCTTTCAACGGCCCGAATTTGACCTGACTGATGTTGACCAAGTTCGACGGGCGATGGAGGAGTTTCGCCCTCAGGTCATTATTAACTGCTGTGCCTATACCCAGGTCGATCGTTGCGAAGATGAAGAGGAGCTGGCGACGCGGGTCAATGGTGAGGGGCCCGGTTATCTGGCAGTTGTCGCGAGAGAACTCGATGCTACCTTGGTGCATGTCTCCACCGATTATGTGTTTTCCGGGAATGCGAATCGCCCTTACCGGGAGAATGATGCAACCGGTCCCATGTCGGCGTATGGCCGCTCCAAATTGAAAGGCGAGCAGGCCATATTGGAGAGCGGTCTGGAGAAGTACTTTATTGTCAGAACTAGCTGGCTCTACGGCCCCTGGGGAAAAAATTTCGTCGAGACCATTCTTCGCCTGGCTGCCGAAAGGGAAGAATTACGCATTGTGGCAGATCAGGTTGGGTGTCCCACTTATACCGGCGATCTGGCAGAGGCGATTTTCCGTCTACTGGAGCTTGAATCAGATTCTGAAACTCCTGCTGTGTTTAAGGGGGAGTATGGTGTCTACCACTTTGCCAACGAGGGCCAGTGTAGTTGGTATGACTTTGCTTGCGAAATCGTCGAAATAGCCAGGCAAATAGGGCTTCCGGTGAAGGCTCATCGGATTGAGCCGATTACAACCGAGCAATTTCCACTGCCAGCCCAACGTCCGACATATTCCGTTTTTGATACGGCGAAATACCAAAAGGCAACGGGTGTTTCAATTCCATCTTGGCAGGAAAGTCTGAAAACCTATTTCGAAGTGCGTTGA
- the rfbA gene encoding glucose-1-phosphate thymidylyltransferase RfbA translates to MSGIKRGIVLAGGAGTRLYPLTLVASKQLQPVYDKPMIFYPISTLMRAGIRDILIISTPQDTPRFEELLGDGSRFGIRLSYAVQPEPKGIAQAFLVGEEFIDGDPVALILGDNIFYGKMDLDSIFEQFSEGALVFGYPVKDPERYGVVEFDKDGMAIGIEEKPQKPKSHYAVPGLYLYDSKVVQTTKNLTPSARGELEITDVNTKYLKQGKLRVEKLERGIAWLDTGTHMSLLEASHFIGTLEARQGLKIACLEEVAFIKGYLSESEMTNVIADTPKSSYRDYLEMVLKDGINI, encoded by the coding sequence ATGTCCGGAATCAAGAGAGGAATTGTTCTTGCCGGGGGCGCAGGTACCCGCCTTTACCCACTGACCCTGGTCGCAAGTAAGCAGCTGCAGCCGGTTTATGACAAGCCGATGATCTTCTACCCCATCTCCACTCTTATGCGGGCCGGTATCAGGGATATCCTCATCATCTCTACCCCACAGGACACGCCCCGTTTCGAAGAGCTTTTGGGGGACGGCAGCCGCTTTGGCATCCGCCTTTCCTATGCCGTCCAGCCCGAACCGAAGGGGATCGCTCAGGCCTTTCTGGTCGGTGAGGAGTTTATCGATGGCGACCCCGTTGCCCTGATTTTGGGAGACAATATCTTCTACGGCAAAATGGATCTTGACTCCATTTTTGAGCAATTCTCTGAGGGTGCACTGGTTTTCGGGTATCCGGTCAAGGACCCTGAGCGCTACGGCGTGGTCGAGTTTGACAAGGATGGCATGGCCATCGGCATTGAGGAAAAGCCGCAGAAACCCAAGTCGCATTATGCCGTGCCCGGTCTTTATCTTTATGACAGCAAAGTGGTGCAAACTACCAAAAATCTCACCCCGTCAGCGCGCGGCGAGCTGGAGATCACTGATGTCAATACTAAATACTTGAAGCAGGGGAAACTGAGAGTCGAAAAGCTCGAGCGAGGGATTGCCTGGCTCGATACTGGCACCCACATGAGCTTGCTTGAAGCCAGTCATTTCATCGGTACGCTGGAAGCCAGACAGGGCCTGAAGATTGCCTGTCTGGAAGAGGTTGCTTTTATAAAGGGGTACCTGTCTGAAAGTGAAATGACTAACGTCATTGCCGACACTCCCAAGTCCAGCTATCGTGACTACCTGGAGATGGTTTTGAAGGATGGGATAAATATATGA
- the rfbC gene encoding dTDP-4-dehydrorhamnose 3,5-epimerase — translation MKVIPTDIPEILILEPKVFGDERGFFYESFNQRAWEEATGLKRNFVQDNHSRSVKGVLRGLHYQLPPSAQGKLVRCVVGEVFDVAVDVRKSSPTFGKWVGVNLSAENKRQLWIPEGFAHGFLVLSDVAEFLYKATDYYAPEHERGIVWDDPELAIDWPLTEKTTVSAKDRDAPLFKDAEVF, via the coding sequence ATGAAGGTAATTCCCACAGATATCCCCGAGATTCTGATCCTCGAACCCAAAGTTTTTGGTGATGAGAGAGGTTTTTTTTACGAAAGCTTCAACCAGCGGGCGTGGGAGGAGGCGACGGGACTGAAAAGAAACTTTGTTCAGGACAACCATTCTCGTTCAGTTAAAGGAGTCCTGCGGGGCCTTCATTATCAGCTTCCGCCTTCAGCGCAGGGGAAACTGGTTCGTTGCGTTGTCGGAGAAGTTTTTGATGTCGCAGTGGATGTTCGAAAGAGTTCCCCCACATTCGGTAAATGGGTGGGTGTAAATCTTTCCGCGGAAAATAAGCGACAGCTATGGATACCCGAAGGCTTTGCCCACGGTTTTCTGGTCCTTTCCGACGTTGCCGAGTTTTTGTATAAAGCCACCGATTACTATGCGCCTGAACACGAGCGCGGCATTGTCTGGGACGATCCGGAACTTGCCATCGATTGGCCCTTGACGGAAAAAACTACAGTTTCCGCCAAAGATCGGGACGCTCCACTTTTTAAAGACGCCGAAGTTTTTTAG
- a CDS encoding GxxExxY protein produces MVREVAYHDSLTEQIIGCAYSVGNALGEGFLEKVYENALAHELEKTGLKVSRQEPITVVYDGVVVGDYFADMIVEEEIIIELKAVKNIDNSHLAQCINYLKATGKKLALLINFGNSRVQVKRVINTKQVSPSA; encoded by the coding sequence ATGGTTCGGGAGGTTGCGTATCACGATAGTCTGACTGAGCAGATAATAGGATGCGCATACTCCGTAGGAAACGCCCTTGGTGAAGGTTTTCTGGAGAAAGTCTATGAGAATGCCTTGGCTCATGAACTAGAGAAGACAGGCCTGAAGGTTTCTCGTCAGGAGCCAATAACGGTTGTTTATGATGGTGTCGTGGTCGGGGATTATTTTGCCGACATGATTGTGGAAGAAGAAATAATTATTGAACTCAAGGCTGTAAAGAATATTGATAATTCCCATTTGGCACAATGTATTAATTATCTGAAGGCGACAGGGAAGAAGCTTGCTCTATTGATCAACTTTGGTAACAGCAGGGTGCAGGTTAAGCGGGTAATAAACACAAAACAAGTTAGTCCATCTGCGTAA
- the gmhA gene encoding D-sedoheptulose 7-phosphate isomerase: MTVEDIRNHFEKLQESLSKASEVMSDDILLSCRAIANALKQGNKVLIMGNGGSAADAQHFAAELVGRFLLERKALPAIALTTDSSILTAVGNDYGFDEIFKRQVEALAQPGDVVIGISTSGQSDNVFHALSSANEIGCKTIGLLGRDGGTIASIVDIDLTVPVQYTPYIQGAHGSIIHIICDLVEKDMFG, translated from the coding sequence ATGACCGTTGAAGATATAAGAAATCATTTTGAAAAGCTTCAGGAATCGCTTAGTAAGGCGTCCGAAGTGATGTCTGACGATATTTTATTGTCTTGTCGCGCAATTGCCAATGCGCTGAAGCAGGGGAATAAAGTCCTGATCATGGGCAATGGCGGGTCAGCGGCCGATGCCCAGCATTTTGCCGCCGAATTGGTCGGACGTTTTCTATTGGAGCGCAAGGCATTACCAGCCATTGCGCTGACCACCGACAGCTCGATTCTGACTGCGGTGGGAAACGACTACGGATTTGATGAAATATTCAAACGCCAGGTAGAGGCCCTGGCTCAGCCCGGTGATGTTGTGATCGGTATTTCCACCAGCGGGCAGTCCGATAATGTCTTCCATGCCCTTTCCTCGGCCAACGAGATCGGCTGTAAAACAATCGGCCTGTTGGGACGGGATGGCGGCACTATAGCCAGCATTGTAGATATCGATCTCACCGTACCCGTTCAGTATACCCCGTACATTCAGGGTGCCCATGGCAGCATCATTCATATCATATGCGACTTGGTTGAAAAAGATATGTTCGGATAG
- a CDS encoding Gfo/Idh/MocA family oxidoreductase, whose amino-acid sequence MKNYALVGAGGYIAPRHMRAIQDTGNQLVAALDPSDSVGILDSYSHDIAFFTEFERFDRFVEKLKRQGEEKRIHYVSICSPNYLHDAHIRFALRIGADAICEKPLVLNPWNVDALQQMEEESGQRIYNILQLRVHPSIIALKEKVAKARKKDKYEIDLSYITSRGRWYFTSWKGNEQKSGGVATNIGVHFFDMLMWIFGDVKHHEVHLSDERRMAGFLELEKANVRWFLSVDRKDLPEVAVKEKKPTFRSISVDGEEFEFSNGFTDLHTVVYQEILAGRGFGLEDARRAINLVYELRNAKATKVNGGNSHPFVAAIDD is encoded by the coding sequence ATGAAAAATTATGCATTGGTTGGGGCAGGGGGCTATATTGCCCCTCGGCACATGAGAGCAATCCAAGATACGGGCAATCAGTTGGTTGCCGCTTTAGATCCCTCCGATTCGGTCGGTATTCTCGACAGCTACTCTCACGACATAGCCTTTTTTACTGAATTTGAGAGATTTGACCGCTTTGTGGAAAAATTGAAGCGGCAAGGAGAGGAGAAGCGGATTCATTACGTCAGTATCTGTTCTCCAAACTACTTGCATGATGCTCATATTCGCTTTGCTCTGCGTATCGGTGCAGATGCCATCTGCGAAAAACCGCTGGTGCTCAACCCGTGGAATGTCGATGCCCTCCAACAGATGGAGGAAGAGAGCGGGCAACGTATTTACAATATCCTTCAGTTGCGAGTGCATCCATCCATCATTGCTCTGAAGGAGAAAGTTGCCAAGGCCCGCAAGAAAGACAAGTATGAGATTGACCTGAGCTACATCACCTCGCGCGGACGCTGGTATTTCACCTCATGGAAAGGCAACGAACAAAAGTCCGGAGGGGTCGCCACCAACATCGGGGTTCATTTCTTCGATATGCTGATGTGGATTTTTGGGGATGTGAAACACCATGAGGTTCACCTGTCGGATGAGCGGCGCATGGCCGGCTTTCTTGAGTTGGAAAAAGCCAATGTTCGTTGGTTTCTCTCAGTTGATCGCAAAGACCTCCCCGAAGTTGCCGTCAAAGAGAAGAAGCCGACCTTCCGGTCGATTTCCGTTGACGGCGAAGAGTTCGAATTTTCTAACGGCTTCACGGATTTGCACACGGTTGTCTACCAGGAAATCCTCGCCGGGCGCGGCTTCGGCCTCGAAGATGCCCGGAGGGCCATCAACCTGGTCTATGAATTGCGCAATGCGAAAGCGACCAAGGTTAACGGAGGAAACTCTCATCCCTTTGTTGCCGCAATCGACGATTAA
- a CDS encoding acyltransferase codes for MNDYFVHASSYVDAGAEIGDGTKIWHFSHVLSGARIGQNCSFGQNVCIAGGVVIGNNVKVQNNVSIYEGTIVEDDVFLGPSCVLTNVTNPRSQVVRKSLYEKTLLRRGATIGANATIVCGITLGRYCFVGAGAVVQRDVPDYALMLGVPARQKGWMSRHGHILNNPDQDGVMVCPESGLRYREEQPGRLRCLDLDENTPLPESLAVGEKSYDDFKEA; via the coding sequence ATGAATGACTATTTTGTGCACGCATCCTCTTATGTTGACGCTGGTGCTGAAATTGGCGATGGGACCAAAATTTGGCATTTCAGCCACGTTCTTTCTGGTGCGCGGATTGGCCAAAACTGCAGTTTTGGCCAAAATGTCTGCATCGCGGGTGGTGTCGTAATTGGCAATAACGTCAAGGTGCAGAACAATGTCTCCATTTATGAGGGGACCATTGTTGAAGACGATGTCTTTCTAGGTCCGTCCTGTGTTTTGACCAATGTGACCAACCCCCGATCGCAGGTGGTCCGAAAATCGTTGTACGAAAAAACCCTTCTGCGGCGAGGCGCCACGATTGGTGCAAATGCAACAATCGTTTGCGGGATCACTCTTGGACGGTATTGTTTTGTCGGTGCCGGCGCGGTCGTTCAGCGCGATGTGCCGGATTACGCCCTGATGCTCGGGGTCCCGGCCCGTCAAAAAGGCTGGATGAGCCGGCACGGGCATATCCTCAATAACCCTGACCAGGATGGTGTGATGGTTTGTCCGGAAAGCGGTTTGCGGTATCGAGAGGAACAGCCGGGCCGGCTTCGTTGCTTGGATCTGGATGAAAATACACCTCTTCCCGAGTCGTTGGCCGTCGGGGAAAAATCGTACGATGATTTTAAAGAGGCATAA
- a CDS encoding DegT/DnrJ/EryC1/StrS family aminotransferase: protein MSSIPFIDLQAQQARIRPEIDRRIQDVLNHGKYIMGPEVAELESRLADYVGVQHCIGVASGTDALLMALMAYGVGPGDAVFTTPFTFVATAEVISLLGATPVFVDIDPQTFNICPKSLEQAIAKARAENRGQLIPRGIVPVDLFGLPADYDAINALAKTHGLFVLEDSAQGLGGVYKGRMACSLAHSAATSFFPAKPLGCYGDGGAIFTSDDEFAEKLRSIRVHGKGSNKYDNIRIGVNGRLDTLQAAILLPKFDIFPEEIDKRNAVAEGYSKRLSQVPGLRLPIMPEGYRSAWAQYSLLTERREELQASLKAVGVPTAVYYPKPLHLQTAYGGLGSGEGAFPESEKAAQSIMSLPMHPYLQEEQIAFICDTIRESLR, encoded by the coding sequence ATGAGCTCGATTCCATTTATTGATCTGCAGGCACAGCAGGCCCGCATCCGTCCCGAAATCGATCGGCGAATTCAGGACGTGCTCAACCACGGAAAATATATCATGGGGCCTGAGGTGGCTGAGTTGGAATCCCGCCTTGCCGACTATGTGGGCGTGCAGCACTGCATCGGTGTGGCCAGCGGTACCGATGCGCTACTGATGGCCCTGATGGCCTATGGCGTCGGTCCCGGGGATGCTGTTTTCACCACACCCTTTACCTTTGTTGCAACGGCGGAGGTCATCTCTCTGCTGGGAGCTACTCCGGTATTTGTCGACATCGATCCACAAACGTTCAATATCTGCCCTAAGTCCTTGGAGCAGGCCATTGCCAAAGCCCGTGCAGAAAATCGGGGGCAATTGATCCCCAGAGGGATCGTGCCGGTCGATCTGTTCGGTCTCCCGGCGGACTACGACGCCATTAATGCTTTGGCTAAGACCCACGGACTTTTTGTTTTGGAAGACAGTGCTCAAGGGTTAGGCGGGGTATATAAGGGTCGGATGGCGTGTAGTCTGGCTCACAGCGCTGCAACCAGCTTCTTCCCGGCCAAGCCTCTGGGTTGTTATGGGGATGGCGGCGCCATCTTCACCTCTGACGATGAATTTGCCGAAAAGCTCCGGTCGATCCGGGTACACGGGAAGGGCTCCAACAAGTACGACAATATTCGGATCGGGGTGAACGGCCGGTTGGATACTCTGCAGGCCGCCATCCTTCTGCCAAAGTTTGATATCTTCCCCGAAGAGATCGATAAGCGTAATGCCGTGGCTGAAGGTTATTCGAAACGCCTTTCACAGGTTCCGGGCCTCCGGCTGCCGATCATGCCAGAAGGGTACAGAAGTGCCTGGGCCCAATATTCTCTGCTTACAGAGCGCCGGGAAGAGCTTCAGGCGTCCTTGAAAGCAGTTGGGGTTCCGACCGCCGTCTATTACCCCAAGCCTCTTCATCTGCAAACGGCCTATGGCGGTCTTGGTTCTGGAGAAGGGGCGTTCCCCGAGTCGGAGAAGGCGGCTCAAAGCATCATGAGCCTTCCGATGCATCCTTATCTCCAAGAAGAACAGATCGCATTTATTTGCGACACCATTAGGGAGTCTTTGCGTTAA
- a CDS encoding glycosyltransferase family 2 protein, with the protein MEDRKIVILLPAFNEEASLPALLPKIGSVMEQEGVEYKIIVCDDGSKDNTAMALLEYQKKLPLEVITHKINRGLGETSRDLFERAAEICNPQDILIRLDCDDTHEPEFIPRMIAKIEEGFDVVIASRFLPGGGQIGVTSYRAFISRCANLFMKAFFPIEGLREYSCGFRAYKASIIIDSIQRFGNNFIQLKGLGFTCTLEKLVKLKLMGAKFGEVPFVLRYDQKQSDSKMINSLTTLGYIVMTVMYHWPWGGWRRLCSSAKSK; encoded by the coding sequence ATGGAAGATCGAAAAATCGTTATCCTCCTTCCTGCTTTTAATGAGGAGGCTTCTCTACCAGCGTTGCTACCAAAAATCGGTTCTGTTATGGAGCAAGAAGGGGTTGAGTACAAGATTATCGTCTGTGATGACGGCAGTAAAGACAACACTGCCATGGCACTCCTTGAGTACCAGAAAAAACTTCCCCTAGAAGTCATTACTCATAAAATCAATCGCGGACTCGGTGAAACCAGTCGGGACCTTTTTGAAAGGGCCGCGGAAATCTGTAACCCGCAAGATATCCTCATTCGCCTGGATTGCGACGATACCCATGAACCTGAGTTTATCCCGAGGATGATTGCCAAGATCGAAGAAGGATTTGACGTCGTTATTGCCTCTCGCTTTCTCCCTGGTGGTGGACAGATAGGCGTTACCTCCTACCGTGCTTTCATAAGTCGTTGTGCAAACCTGTTTATGAAAGCATTTTTTCCGATTGAAGGCTTGCGTGAATATTCTTGTGGATTCCGTGCTTATAAAGCCTCAATCATTATTGATTCCATTCAGAGATTTGGAAATAATTTCATTCAGTTAAAGGGGCTTGGTTTCACTTGTACCCTTGAAAAACTAGTTAAGCTAAAATTGATGGGCGCTAAATTTGGGGAAGTACCTTTTGTGCTGCGTTACGACCAGAAACAAAGTGACAGCAAAATGATAAATAGCCTTACCACGCTGGGATATATTGTGATGACGGTTATGTACCATTGGCCGTGGGGTGGGTGGCGCAGACTTTGTTCTTCCGCAAAATCAAAATAA
- the asnB gene encoding asparagine synthase (glutamine-hydrolyzing), which produces MCGICGIIGPPAAGDEWQETVGAMMKSLAHRGPDDAGLTSGKGFAFGHRRLSIIDLEHGKQPMQTVDGRYTLVFNGEIYNYLELRNQLIQQGSRFRTFSDTEVLLQLLIRDGEQALELLNGMFAFAFHDSETGKWLLARDPFGIKPLYYSKKGDSLYFSSEIKSLFSASDIRPRQNWKALQHYLTFQVSLSEETLFDGVKKVEPGCYIVGNRSGMQKIVRYWDTNYQIDNHHTEEYFKDRLLTLLEDSARLQIRSDVPLGAYLSGGLDSSSVASMAADHLGSSIKVFTGRFAEGPAYDESAYARQVAEKIGAEYLEVVPTAEQFVDCLPKLIYAMDEPVAGPGLFPQYIVSSLASEHVKVVLGGQGGDEIFGGYARYLIGYLEQALKGAIFETQEEAQHIVTLSSIIPNLPLLKEYRPLMQRFWHDGLFDDMDARYFRLIDRSPDVETLLTADARRAYNREEVFADFQQVFNHPDTKSYVNKMTHFDLKTLLPALLQVEDRVSMAVSLESRVPLLDTRIVDLITTMPPQMKFQGGKTKYIFKQAVKNLIPAYVMNRKDKMGFPVPLKEWMENGIVRDFIHETLLGKPSRDRGLFDPKALEDLIVKEKTFGRQIWGALCLELWHQRFIDGGMA; this is translated from the coding sequence GTGTGTGGCATTTGTGGAATTATAGGCCCTCCTGCCGCGGGGGATGAGTGGCAGGAAACAGTTGGGGCTATGATGAAATCTCTGGCCCACCGAGGGCCTGATGATGCAGGTTTGACCTCGGGCAAGGGGTTCGCCTTTGGCCATAGGAGGCTCTCAATTATCGATCTGGAACATGGGAAGCAGCCCATGCAAACAGTCGATGGGCGCTACACACTTGTTTTTAATGGAGAAATTTACAACTACCTTGAGCTTCGGAATCAATTGATTCAACAGGGAAGCCGGTTCAGGACCTTCTCCGATACTGAGGTGTTGTTGCAGTTGCTGATTCGTGATGGCGAGCAGGCGCTTGAATTGCTCAATGGCATGTTTGCCTTCGCCTTTCATGACAGCGAGACCGGTAAATGGCTTCTGGCCCGGGACCCATTTGGTATCAAGCCTTTATACTATTCAAAGAAAGGCGATAGTCTTTATTTCAGTTCAGAGATCAAAAGTCTATTCTCTGCCAGTGATATCCGCCCCCGGCAAAATTGGAAAGCCCTTCAACACTATCTGACCTTCCAGGTCTCTTTGTCCGAGGAGACCTTGTTCGATGGAGTCAAAAAGGTAGAGCCTGGTTGTTATATCGTTGGCAACAGGTCAGGAATGCAGAAGATTGTTCGGTACTGGGATACCAACTATCAGATTGACAACCATCATACGGAAGAATATTTCAAAGACCGTTTACTGACCCTGCTGGAAGACAGTGCCAGGCTTCAAATCCGAAGTGATGTTCCCTTGGGGGCCTATCTGTCCGGTGGCCTTGATTCCAGTTCTGTCGCCTCTATGGCGGCGGATCATCTGGGAAGCTCTATCAAGGTATTTACTGGAAGGTTCGCCGAAGGCCCTGCGTATGATGAGTCGGCATATGCCCGCCAGGTCGCTGAAAAAATCGGTGCTGAATATCTAGAGGTGGTCCCCACGGCCGAACAGTTTGTCGATTGCCTGCCAAAACTGATCTATGCCATGGATGAGCCCGTTGCCGGCCCAGGGCTTTTCCCACAGTACATCGTGAGCTCACTGGCTTCAGAGCATGTCAAAGTAGTTCTTGGTGGCCAGGGGGGTGATGAAATATTTGGTGGCTATGCGCGCTATTTGATCGGGTATCTGGAACAGGCGCTGAAAGGAGCTATTTTCGAGACCCAGGAAGAGGCCCAGCATATTGTCACCCTGTCCTCGATCATCCCCAACTTGCCGCTGCTGAAGGAATACCGCCCACTGATGCAAAGGTTTTGGCATGATGGGTTGTTTGACGATATGGACGCCCGGTATTTCCGGTTGATCGATAGAAGCCCTGACGTGGAAACTCTTCTGACTGCAGATGCAAGAAGGGCCTATAACCGAGAAGAAGTCTTTGCCGACTTTCAGCAGGTATTCAATCACCCCGATACAAAGTCCTATGTCAACAAGATGACGCATTTTGATCTGAAGACTCTGCTTCCGGCCCTCTTGCAAGTGGAAGACCGTGTCAGTATGGCAGTGTCTCTTGAGTCGCGCGTTCCCCTTTTGGACACCCGAATCGTAGATCTTATCACCACCATGCCGCCTCAGATGAAGTTTCAGGGCGGGAAGACCAAATATATTTTTAAACAGGCGGTCAAAAACCTTATTCCTGCCTATGTAATGAATCGGAAAGATAAAATGGGCTTCCCGGTTCCTCTAAAGGAGTGGATGGAAAATGGTATTGTTAGGGACTTTATTCACGAAACGTTACTTGGAAAGCCGTCCAGGGACCGTGGGCTGTTTGATCCCAAGGCATTGGAAGACCTGATTGTGAAGGAAAAAACTTTTGGGCGTCAGATCTGGGGGGCCTTGTGTCTTGAGCTCTGGCACCAGAGGTTTATTGACGGCGGGATGGCATGA